One window of Candidatus Nitrospira kreftii genomic DNA carries:
- a CDS encoding putative Protein phosphatase 2C-like protein, which produces MAYRIAALGPANQSFGADHWRVCASAVRGALHEKRESACQDAFCCWSEGLCCIAVVADGAGSASRGGEGAILAAQTIVDRIATDGFGTSVPNAIMTAMSEGRQALGDAAASHGEKLHDYSATIVGAVLYGQGGVFFHLGDGLAIAFDGASPAKIRAVSHGTPSEFANITSFLTDSNWRENVVISKAAAVSSILLMTDGFSPFAVGPDAQPKPRFYEPILNFLHAHPGQVGEEALAELLNQPTVRKTSGDDCTLLWAKRNG; this is translated from the coding sequence ATGGCCTATCGTATCGCAGCATTAGGTCCGGCGAACCAGTCGTTTGGCGCAGACCATTGGAGAGTTTGCGCGAGTGCGGTCCGAGGCGCATTGCACGAGAAACGAGAGTCTGCCTGTCAGGACGCTTTTTGCTGTTGGTCTGAGGGGTTATGCTGCATCGCTGTAGTGGCCGATGGCGCAGGTAGTGCCTCGCGAGGAGGTGAGGGAGCAATTCTTGCTGCTCAGACAATTGTGGATCGGATCGCGACCGATGGTTTTGGCACATCGGTGCCTAACGCAATCATGACCGCAATGTCCGAAGGACGCCAAGCACTCGGAGACGCAGCGGCGTCGCATGGCGAGAAGTTACATGACTATTCTGCGACCATCGTGGGCGCGGTGCTGTATGGCCAAGGCGGTGTCTTCTTTCATCTAGGTGATGGATTGGCAATTGCTTTTGATGGCGCATCACCAGCTAAGATCAGAGCCGTTTCGCATGGCACACCAAGTGAATTTGCGAATATCACTTCCTTTTTGACCGATTCGAATTGGCGAGAGAATGTGGTCATTTCGAAAGCCGCAGCGGTTTCGTCCATCCTATTGATGACAGATGGATTCTCTCCGTTTGCGGTTGGCCCCGACGCGCAACCCAAACCTCGCTTCTACGAACCGATTCTCAACTTTCTGCATGCGCATCCTGGTCAAGTTGGGGAAGAAGCCTTAGCAGAGTTACTGAATCAACCCACGGTCAGAAAAACCAGCGGCGATGACTGTACGTTACTGTGGGCAAAGCGCAATGGCTAA
- a CDS encoding hypothetical protein (conserved protein of unknown function) — MNDRRPAIDAELTDAVKRTPVILVLDTSGSMQTNNRIGILNKGLADFIDAAKKEDRLADSILLTVITFGGRVDAPIQRQSLDNISVPTLVADGDTPMGDAVTAAIGELELQRQDLKAAGTPYTIPWMVLMSDGAPTDDWQEAADNVQRLITEKRLVCFAFGIPPADTRVLARFGRKGTVYSVTEHNVAQLLKEWLTGSLLNLANSSDGQKSLQLPAPPATTIEVEIN; from the coding sequence ATGAACGATCGCAGGCCAGCAATTGATGCGGAATTAACCGATGCAGTCAAGCGGACCCCAGTCATTCTTGTATTGGATACGTCTGGTTCAATGCAAACCAATAACCGAATTGGAATACTAAACAAGGGGCTGGCAGATTTTATTGACGCGGCAAAAAAGGAGGACCGACTCGCTGATTCCATTTTGCTGACCGTAATCACATTTGGTGGCCGAGTGGACGCTCCCATACAGAGGCAATCATTGGACAACATCTCGGTGCCAACATTGGTTGCCGATGGGGACACACCCATGGGAGATGCCGTCACTGCAGCCATAGGAGAGCTCGAGCTTCAACGTCAAGACTTGAAGGCAGCCGGCACTCCCTACACCATTCCCTGGATGGTACTAATGAGCGACGGAGCGCCGACGGATGATTGGCAAGAGGCGGCAGATAACGTTCAGAGGCTAATCACCGAGAAAAGGTTGGTGTGCTTTGCATTTGGAATTCCACCAGCGGACACCCGTGTGCTCGCACGTTTCGGAAGAAAGGGAACGGTCTATTCTGTTACCGAACACAATGTTGCACAGCTCCTTAAAGAATGGCTAACAGGCTCTTTACTGAATCTTGCTAACTCATCTGATGGTCAAAAGAGCCTCCAGCTACCTGCCCCCCCAGCCACTACCATAGAGGTTGAGATCAACTAG
- a CDS encoding hypothetical protein (conserved protein of unknown function) — MKFRSVKSFEFDGHWANDIRAFKLLDNGAHLLYLTSQGVCLFDTRRRDIVAKVEFKDFANQWSDFALSPKVKLLAIAGSIRCNKDPLDGEYRYENFVRIYNLETGGVSGEQALPGDRETWWTVDFSVDGRQVRAVSDSSTHVFELMVNR, encoded by the coding sequence ATGAAATTCCGATCGGTGAAATCTTTCGAATTCGATGGACACTGGGCCAATGACATTCGAGCATTTAAGCTGCTCGATAACGGTGCCCACCTTCTCTATCTGACGAGCCAGGGGGTCTGTCTCTTCGATACTCGTCGACGTGACATCGTCGCGAAGGTAGAGTTTAAGGACTTTGCAAATCAATGGTCCGACTTCGCGCTCTCACCGAAGGTGAAACTTCTGGCCATCGCTGGAAGCATCAGATGCAACAAGGATCCACTTGACGGCGAGTATCGCTATGAAAACTTTGTCCGAATCTACAATCTTGAGACGGGTGGCGTTTCAGGTGAACAGGCCCTGCCTGGCGATCGAGAGACATGGTGGACTGTCGATTTCAGTGTCGACGGTCGCCAGGTGAGAGCGGTGTCAGACTCGTCCACACATGTGTTCGAGTTAATGGTGAACCGGTAG
- a CDS encoding hypothetical protein (conserved protein of unknown function) — translation MLNDIRTVLEKHNYTERVGVCLLHRHFDLSNSEVLMEFTEKDRRVSEIVVERYTEPSKTKIQTMWKLSRDITAAIGM, via the coding sequence GTGCTGAACGATATCCGCACCGTCCTAGAAAAGCACAACTATACGGAACGAGTTGGGGTCTGCCTTCTACACCGTCACTTTGATCTTTCCAACAGTGAGGTGCTCATGGAATTCACGGAGAAGGACCGACGCGTATCAGAAATAGTTGTGGAACGATACACAGAGCCATCGAAGACGAAAATTCAAACCATGTGGAAACTGTCTAGGGACATTACAGCAGCAATCGGAATGTAG
- a CDS encoding hypothetical protein (conserved protein of unknown function), whose protein sequence is MEDRTDKFGTTSRNDNLPDPSLQTFATVTAMVPGERPIVRLSHTLFFQEGQCRTADRGWIGPGQVVHVALNGGGIDHYVDTTEGLVIGECYSILIDGQWRYEQAVAHYLAVKILMDILQRRPGD, encoded by the coding sequence ATGGAAGACAGAACCGACAAATTTGGAACAACCTCAAGGAATGATAACCTTCCCGATCCGAGCTTGCAGACTTTCGCAACCGTCACGGCTATGGTGCCGGGGGAGCGCCCTATTGTGCGGTTATCTCACACGTTATTTTTTCAGGAAGGACAATGCAGGACGGCTGATCGAGGATGGATCGGTCCTGGACAGGTGGTCCATGTGGCTCTGAACGGAGGTGGTATCGACCACTATGTGGACACAACCGAAGGGCTCGTCATTGGTGAATGCTATTCCATTTTGATCGATGGACAATGGCGTTATGAGCAAGCGGTGGCCCACTACCTTGCAGTCAAGATTTTAATGGACATCCTGCAGAGAAGACCAGGAGATTGA
- a CDS encoding hypothetical protein (conserved exported protein of unknown function): MTLTRYALILVLGLFSIGSAFGQENSPMNLDQDSAMTALDRYNQTSHQIFATLTERAKLFEAKAQLATQCAKGLRLIENVATLTAPNDDDEAQWRHETFFLVRMWFTKEQQDEWYFAGNEVGDYLKSHIDEAHSKEEALEIYKRAFALIMNAQVAVLEKMSHDLDARMNRIKEPRSSD; this comes from the coding sequence ATGACGCTCACACGGTATGCATTGATACTGGTTCTTGGTTTGTTCTCGATCGGGAGTGCCTTCGGGCAAGAAAATTCCCCCATGAATCTCGATCAAGACAGCGCTATGACGGCTTTAGATCGGTACAATCAGACGAGCCACCAAATCTTTGCGACGCTGACAGAACGTGCCAAGTTGTTCGAGGCGAAGGCTCAGTTGGCCACCCAGTGCGCGAAAGGGCTTCGGCTGATAGAGAACGTGGCGACTCTCACCGCGCCCAATGATGATGATGAGGCGCAGTGGAGGCACGAGACGTTTTTCCTGGTTCGCATGTGGTTCACCAAAGAGCAACAGGATGAATGGTACTTCGCCGGAAACGAAGTGGGTGACTACCTGAAATCTCATATTGACGAGGCGCACAGCAAGGAGGAGGCCTTGGAGATCTACAAGCGAGCGTTTGCCCTGATCATGAATGCCCAAGTCGCCGTCCTGGAAAAGATGTCCCACGACCTCGACGCACGAATGAATCGCATAAAAGAACCCCGAAGCTCCGACTGA
- a CDS encoding hypothetical protein (conserved protein of unknown function), whose product MRAGYMNSSPTNPMKGQFRFAGPRTPDSTSRSNRHSSLWTLIGGVFGLTILLWVMVQLGQASSEPKSKVSSMPQTSLDADAVSPVQPIEKNDSEARDDAKLLAPPASQGPAIDVPREVLEMLEQRKRDLDQREETIRQNEQRLMIVRNQIEELLEQNEALEKKIQSVQAKKEERVSVQQTKAHAEKDRVAQEERTRLAKMYESMPSEDAAARLERMPDRRALEILRLVKSKTAGAILSQVKADRAAKLTEQLLAHVP is encoded by the coding sequence ATGAGAGCGGGGTATATGAATTCATCTCCCACCAATCCTATGAAAGGGCAATTCCGTTTTGCCGGTCCGAGGACTCCTGACTCGACGTCGAGATCGAATCGACACTCTTCTCTCTGGACACTGATTGGTGGAGTCTTTGGTTTGACTATTCTGTTGTGGGTCATGGTGCAATTGGGACAGGCCTCGTCCGAACCTAAATCCAAGGTTTCATCGATGCCCCAGACATCCTTGGATGCGGATGCGGTATCTCCTGTTCAGCCGATAGAGAAGAATGATTCGGAGGCGCGGGATGATGCCAAATTGCTAGCCCCTCCGGCAAGCCAGGGACCTGCGATTGATGTTCCGCGCGAAGTGCTGGAAATGCTGGAGCAGCGGAAGCGTGATCTAGATCAGCGGGAAGAGACGATCCGTCAAAACGAACAACGACTCATGATTGTTCGAAACCAGATTGAGGAGCTGCTTGAGCAAAACGAGGCGTTGGAAAAAAAGATTCAAAGTGTCCAGGCAAAGAAGGAAGAACGCGTGTCGGTACAGCAAACCAAGGCTCATGCTGAAAAAGACCGTGTGGCACAAGAAGAGCGGACACGGCTTGCCAAGATGTACGAATCCATGCCATCGGAGGACGCAGCTGCGCGTCTGGAACGTATGCCGGATCGAAGGGCGCTTGAAATCCTTCGCCTGGTAAAATCAAAGACCGCCGGAGCGATTCTTTCCCAGGTCAAAGCGGACCGGGCCGCTAAACTCACCGAGCAGTTGTTGGCACACGTTCCATAG
- a CDS encoding hypothetical protein (conserved protein of unknown function), with protein sequence MSLDSLRKLRGQAVEALMMELSQIAQSLSRSEERYRRIEIEMLKDAETYRHQAKQGMTIEAMLEWQVRMHSQQAALGQAHLVIEQATLSWQRINNLLVEANQECKLLDRILDQRKAIQCADLARQEQRATDEAASRRYLLR encoded by the coding sequence ATGAGCCTTGACTCGTTACGGAAGCTACGCGGGCAGGCGGTAGAGGCGCTCATGATGGAATTGAGCCAGATCGCCCAATCTCTTTCTCGCAGCGAAGAGCGATATCGCAGGATCGAAATCGAGATGTTGAAGGATGCCGAAACATATCGTCACCAAGCGAAGCAAGGCATGACCATAGAGGCCATGTTGGAGTGGCAGGTGCGTATGCATTCGCAGCAGGCGGCTTTAGGCCAGGCGCATCTGGTGATTGAGCAGGCCACCTTGTCATGGCAGCGCATCAACAATCTCCTTGTCGAAGCAAATCAGGAGTGCAAGTTGCTCGATCGTATTCTCGATCAACGCAAGGCCATACAATGTGCTGATTTGGCCCGTCAGGAACAGCGAGCGACAGATGAGGCCGCGAGCCGTCGTTATTTGTTGCGATGA
- a CDS encoding flagellum-specific ATP synthase encodes MSLSQIIEHIDSIEVSGRVAQAVGMVVEGYGPMTTVGELCRITREVGDGPITAEVVGFRGDRVLLMPLGEMQGIGPGSRITMTGHVANLAVGPGLLGRVLDGCGNPLDGKGTPPTVARYPLQAEAPNPLQRSRVQAPLDLGVRAINGFLTCGRGQKMGIFSGSGVGKSVLLGMISRYTKADVNVIALIGERGREVNEFLERDLGPEALSRSVVVVATSDQAPLIRLRAALVATTIAEYFRDAGKQVLLLMDSLTRLAYSQREVGLAIGEPPTTKGYTPSVFAFLPKLLERVGTGPGPGTITGLYTVLVDGDDLNDPIADTVRSILDGHIVLSRTLAARNHFPAIDLLQSTSRVMRDIVDRSHYDAARRLLELVARYRQSEDLVLLGAYKPGMNAVLDRAVDAQDAINGYLRQDIDQAAGLTSSAQQLEMLAKKAT; translated from the coding sequence GTGAGTCTTAGTCAGATCATTGAACACATCGATTCCATCGAAGTTTCGGGAAGAGTGGCGCAGGCGGTGGGAATGGTTGTGGAAGGGTACGGGCCAATGACGACGGTTGGTGAGCTGTGCCGGATTACTCGGGAGGTCGGTGATGGACCGATCACTGCGGAAGTTGTGGGGTTCCGCGGGGATCGCGTGTTGCTGATGCCGTTGGGAGAGATGCAAGGGATTGGGCCGGGGAGTCGAATTACCATGACAGGCCACGTCGCCAACCTAGCTGTCGGGCCAGGGCTACTGGGACGCGTTCTCGACGGATGCGGGAATCCGCTGGATGGCAAGGGCACGCCACCGACGGTTGCCAGGTACCCGCTTCAAGCCGAGGCTCCGAACCCCTTGCAACGATCCCGGGTGCAAGCTCCGCTTGATCTTGGCGTTCGTGCGATCAACGGCTTTCTTACGTGTGGTCGTGGCCAAAAGATGGGAATTTTCTCCGGCTCTGGTGTCGGCAAAAGCGTGCTACTGGGGATGATCAGCCGCTACACAAAAGCGGATGTGAATGTCATTGCTCTGATCGGAGAACGAGGTCGAGAGGTCAACGAATTTTTAGAGCGCGATCTCGGTCCTGAGGCGCTCTCACGCTCTGTCGTGGTCGTGGCAACCTCCGACCAGGCTCCGCTCATCAGGCTCCGTGCTGCCCTGGTGGCGACGACCATTGCCGAGTACTTTCGTGATGCAGGAAAGCAAGTCTTATTGCTCATGGATTCATTGACGCGATTGGCCTACAGTCAGCGAGAAGTTGGGCTCGCGATCGGAGAACCGCCGACGACAAAGGGCTACACTCCCTCGGTATTCGCCTTCTTGCCGAAGCTTCTGGAACGTGTGGGAACGGGACCCGGCCCCGGCACCATAACCGGACTGTACACCGTGCTCGTCGATGGAGATGATCTGAACGATCCAATCGCCGATACGGTTCGTTCGATCTTAGATGGCCATATCGTCCTCTCTCGGACATTGGCGGCACGCAATCATTTTCCCGCGATTGATCTGCTCCAAAGCACCAGCCGTGTCATGAGGGATATCGTCGACCGTTCACACTACGATGCGGCCAGGCGGCTTCTGGAATTGGTCGCTCGATACCGACAATCTGAAGACTTGGTTCTACTCGGCGCCTACAAACCAGGGATGAATGCTGTCCTTGATCGTGCTGTTGACGCTCAGGACGCGATCAATGGGTATTTGCGTCAAGACATTGATCAAGCTGCCGGCTTGACATCGTCTGCGCAGCAGCTTGAGATGTTGGCCAAGAAAGCGACATGA
- a CDS encoding hypothetical protein (conserved protein of unknown function) has protein sequence MKGSAISTETFREHELARVQGTILIVDDEAGIRNLFLELFRPERVSVRVASSGQEAIAMVKQQAPALLIADVLLPDQDGITVLEEAQRIDSRIIGVVMTGAGTVELAVRAMKAGAIDFLVKPFQSEIVLSTVRRLLELHQLRTENTVLKHAAVRSGMVRLHSSPFQTFGEDGAAAQDDGPSEYERGVAEAQRRMEEEGRHDLAVLIDAARKFDVARSKLQQTVEDEVIALSLQIVSKILHESAESNREQIVIQVKDALGAVRESGAIMIQAHPLDAAVLETVREDLERKRDTALMLTIEPVASLPRGSCLVHTSTRMVDASLDTQLFRLGDALRNRTHRES, from the coding sequence GTGAAGGGTTCGGCGATATCAACGGAAACGTTTCGCGAACATGAACTTGCTCGAGTGCAGGGGACGATCCTCATCGTCGATGATGAAGCGGGGATTCGCAACCTGTTTCTTGAACTGTTTCGGCCGGAACGAGTATCTGTTCGAGTCGCCAGTTCCGGGCAGGAGGCGATCGCAATGGTCAAGCAGCAGGCTCCGGCTCTCTTAATCGCCGATGTTCTCCTGCCGGATCAAGATGGGATTACGGTCCTTGAGGAAGCCCAGAGGATTGATAGTCGGATCATCGGTGTGGTGATGACAGGAGCGGGAACGGTTGAACTCGCAGTTCGCGCGATGAAGGCAGGCGCCATAGACTTTTTGGTCAAACCGTTCCAGTCCGAAATCGTGCTGAGCACCGTGCGACGATTGTTGGAACTCCATCAGTTGCGCACTGAAAATACCGTCTTAAAGCATGCGGCGGTTCGGTCCGGTATGGTACGGCTCCATAGTTCTCCGTTTCAGACGTTTGGGGAAGACGGTGCGGCGGCGCAGGACGACGGTCCGTCTGAATACGAGCGCGGCGTAGCGGAGGCGCAGCGGCGGATGGAAGAAGAGGGGCGACACGATCTAGCCGTGTTGATTGATGCGGCGAGGAAATTCGATGTGGCTCGATCCAAATTACAGCAGACAGTCGAGGATGAGGTGATTGCCTTGTCGCTTCAGATCGTCTCAAAAATTCTTCACGAGTCGGCCGAGTCGAATCGGGAGCAAATTGTCATACAGGTGAAGGATGCATTAGGGGCTGTTCGAGAGTCGGGTGCGATAATGATACAAGCGCATCCGCTGGATGCCGCTGTCCTTGAGACGGTTCGAGAAGACCTGGAAAGGAAACGGGATACCGCGCTGATGCTCACTATCGAACCGGTGGCCTCGCTCCCACGTGGAAGTTGCCTTGTGCATACCAGTACCAGAATGGTGGATGCGTCCCTTGATACGCAGTTGTTCCGGTTGGGCGACGCCTTGAGGAACAGGACCCATCGTGAGTCTTAG
- a CDS encoding Flagellar motor switch protein FliG, producing MAKNLTGEQKAAILLRAIGEEAAAQVMKQLDPKEIKKLGSFMSGTAQISRDEEEAVISDFQTASATGGVQFQGKEFIKTVLTKALGPDKAARIIESMTQKSYPGLEALKWVDVKTLTQMLKVEHAQTVAVILAHLESDQAGQVLSALPEDMRGDVALRLATMEEVQPDVLEELSETLQETLLLSKEMGAHSVGGAEVIANILMRMDKTNEGGIMTRISEKSQTLADNIRALMFVFDDIVKVDDRGMQELMKEISKDDLPVALRGANPDVKEKFFKNMSSRAAEMLKDDMEARGPVKVSDVERAQQNILKVCRKLEEEGRIVIAGVGEEML from the coding sequence ATGGCAAAGAATCTGACGGGCGAACAGAAAGCGGCTATTCTCCTTCGCGCCATCGGTGAAGAGGCCGCCGCCCAAGTTATGAAGCAACTTGACCCGAAAGAAATCAAGAAATTGGGAAGCTTCATGAGCGGGACGGCGCAGATCTCACGAGACGAAGAAGAAGCGGTCATTTCGGATTTTCAAACGGCGAGTGCAACAGGGGGAGTTCAGTTTCAGGGAAAAGAATTCATCAAGACGGTGTTGACCAAGGCACTGGGACCGGACAAGGCGGCGCGGATCATCGAATCGATGACGCAGAAAAGCTATCCTGGTCTGGAAGCGTTGAAATGGGTGGACGTGAAAACCCTGACTCAAATGTTGAAGGTCGAGCATGCACAAACGGTCGCAGTGATTCTCGCCCATTTGGAGAGCGACCAAGCCGGGCAAGTGTTGTCTGCGCTGCCGGAGGACATGCGAGGAGATGTGGCGCTTCGGCTTGCCACGATGGAGGAAGTTCAGCCGGATGTCCTTGAGGAATTGAGTGAAACATTACAAGAAACCCTCTTGTTAAGCAAAGAAATGGGAGCGCATAGCGTCGGCGGGGCCGAAGTCATCGCCAATATCTTGATGCGGATGGACAAGACGAATGAAGGCGGGATCATGACCAGAATTTCTGAAAAAAGCCAAACCCTCGCCGATAATATTCGTGCGCTCATGTTTGTGTTTGACGACATCGTGAAAGTCGATGACCGAGGGATGCAAGAATTGATGAAAGAGATCAGCAAAGATGACCTCCCGGTTGCACTGCGCGGCGCCAATCCCGACGTGAAAGAGAAATTTTTCAAAAATATGTCCAGTCGTGCCGCCGAAATGTTGAAAGATGATATGGAGGCACGGGGACCGGTCAAGGTTTCGGATGTCGAACGAGCTCAACAGAATATCCTCAAGGTCTGCCGAAAACTCGAAGAGGAGGGCCGTATCGTGATCGCCGGCGTAGGAGAGGAGATGTTGTAG
- a CDS encoding Flagellar M-ring protein: MLSKFTINQRMIILVALAGSVAGLIALTLWTQQPDMQVLFTNLGSEDAAAIIDKLKETKVPYETTGGGATVLVPSEQVHDLRLQLATQGLPHGGGVGFEIFDRTSIGMSEFVQKLNYRRALQGELARTIAQMPEVERARVHLAIPERRLFASEQEKARASVILTLRNGQQLGQAQVQGVIHLVSSSVEGLQARDVTIVDGHGRMLSATVTDESSGLTNAQLDYQRSVEKDVETRIQTMVERIVGPNKAVVRVSSLVDFRKVETTEERYDPNSQVVRSEQRGQEKANGTNGVGGGVPGVESNVPPGTDQEPAQTSSNNSQTKNETVNYEISRTVSKIVEPVGVIKQLSVAVLVDGMYEPSKAGEGDPTDAPAATRKYIPRSEEDLKRIEDIVKKAMGFSAERQDQVQVVNVQFGTGPDEPQGMVAEAAAEGHKAWLPYLRYGVGILLFTVILLFVVRPLLAMLGSTTEHMQAEASVSALPGRAGMPEASLTHAPDRAQIIDMARKNPDTTAVVVKQWLKNPT; encoded by the coding sequence TGAGGATGCTGCGGCTATCATCGACAAGCTTAAAGAGACCAAGGTGCCGTACGAAACCACCGGTGGTGGGGCGACCGTCCTCGTGCCGAGCGAACAGGTCCACGATTTACGGCTCCAACTTGCGACACAAGGGCTTCCGCACGGAGGCGGGGTTGGATTTGAGATTTTTGATCGAACCTCGATCGGCATGTCGGAATTTGTCCAAAAACTCAACTATCGTCGAGCGCTACAGGGTGAGTTGGCGAGGACCATTGCACAGATGCCGGAGGTAGAACGGGCTCGGGTCCATCTCGCCATCCCAGAACGGCGACTGTTCGCGAGTGAGCAGGAAAAAGCGCGCGCATCGGTCATTTTGACGCTTCGTAATGGACAACAACTGGGTCAAGCACAAGTGCAGGGGGTGATTCACCTCGTGTCGAGCAGTGTGGAAGGGTTACAGGCTCGGGATGTGACCATCGTGGATGGGCATGGCCGTATGTTGTCGGCGACGGTGACGGATGAATCGTCCGGCTTAACCAACGCGCAGCTGGATTATCAACGCAGTGTCGAGAAAGATGTGGAGACACGTATTCAAACGATGGTGGAGCGGATCGTGGGACCGAACAAGGCGGTGGTGCGCGTGTCCAGTCTCGTAGATTTTCGTAAGGTAGAGACGACGGAAGAGCGCTATGACCCGAATAGTCAAGTGGTGAGAAGTGAACAGCGTGGACAAGAAAAAGCCAACGGCACCAACGGGGTCGGTGGTGGAGTACCGGGGGTCGAGTCGAACGTGCCGCCAGGGACAGACCAGGAGCCTGCGCAAACGAGTTCAAACAACAGTCAAACGAAGAATGAGACCGTGAATTACGAGATCAGTCGAACCGTCTCGAAGATTGTGGAGCCGGTTGGTGTGATCAAGCAACTTTCCGTGGCCGTTCTGGTCGACGGCATGTATGAACCTAGTAAAGCTGGTGAGGGAGACCCAACAGACGCGCCAGCCGCGACGCGCAAATATATTCCGCGTTCGGAAGAGGACTTAAAACGAATCGAAGACATCGTCAAAAAGGCAATGGGATTTTCAGCTGAGCGGCAGGATCAGGTGCAAGTGGTCAATGTTCAATTTGGGACGGGACCAGATGAGCCACAAGGTATGGTGGCAGAAGCGGCTGCGGAGGGTCACAAAGCGTGGTTGCCCTATCTTCGCTATGGTGTAGGAATCCTTCTGTTCACCGTGATTCTCCTGTTTGTCGTCCGTCCGCTGTTGGCGATGTTGGGATCGACGACCGAGCACATGCAGGCCGAAGCATCGGTTTCTGCACTCCCTGGTCGGGCTGGGATGCCAGAGGCGTCGTTAACACACGCCCCGGACCGGGCACAGATCATCGACATGGCCCGAAAAAATCCTGATACGACTGCCGTTGTCGTCAAACAGTGGCTCAAGAATCCGACCTAA